The proteins below come from a single Candidatus Binatia bacterium genomic window:
- a CDS encoding acyl-CoA/acyl-ACP dehydrogenase encodes MSRSPFTATEAAGLTVEQREFRNTLRRFLAKEAPPPAVRSCMETDDGFSAELWEQLCNEMALPGLAVPEDLGGQGFGIAEVAIVAEELGRALTPTPYFASGILTARAVTHAPAGRARDELLSEIARGTTATLAWVEPHGSFDLDAVCMTRDEESGTVTGTKTFVLDGHSADRLLVIVRGGPEGRLQLVAVDPSAPEVTRRRLQTLDRTRRLATVDFHRAPTIEIDPSARDALAATLAEAAAVLCAESVGGFGAVVEAAVAFARERTQFGRAIGSFQAIKHKLADLWILFEGSRTATDEAIASLVRGEARAPFVASIAKSYVADAYRDAAFENIQIHGGSGFTWEVDAHLYLRRAQFNADFLGSPAFHRERVALELETIHP; translated from the coding sequence GTGTCCCGCTCACCGTTCACAGCGACCGAAGCCGCGGGCCTAACGGTCGAGCAGAGGGAGTTCCGGAACACCCTGCGTCGTTTTCTCGCAAAGGAGGCTCCACCACCCGCGGTCCGAAGCTGCATGGAAACGGACGACGGCTTCAGTGCGGAACTCTGGGAGCAACTGTGCAACGAGATGGCGCTGCCGGGCCTGGCCGTCCCCGAGGACCTCGGCGGCCAGGGCTTCGGCATTGCGGAGGTTGCGATCGTCGCCGAGGAGCTGGGCCGAGCACTGACGCCGACTCCGTACTTCGCAAGTGGAATCCTAACCGCTCGCGCCGTGACCCACGCGCCGGCGGGGCGCGCGAGAGACGAGCTCCTGTCTGAGATCGCGCGCGGCACGACAGCGACGCTCGCTTGGGTCGAGCCTCACGGGAGCTTCGATCTCGACGCGGTCTGCATGACACGCGACGAAGAGAGCGGCACCGTGACGGGAACGAAGACCTTTGTCCTGGACGGGCACTCGGCGGACCGGCTCCTCGTGATCGTTCGCGGCGGGCCCGAAGGCCGGCTGCAACTCGTTGCGGTCGATCCCAGCGCTCCCGAGGTTACGCGCCGCAGGCTCCAGACCCTCGACCGCACCCGCCGTCTCGCGACGGTGGACTTCCACCGAGCACCCACGATCGAGATCGACCCGAGCGCGCGCGACGCACTCGCGGCGACGCTCGCGGAGGCCGCGGCCGTGCTTTGCGCCGAAAGTGTGGGCGGCTTCGGCGCTGTCGTCGAAGCCGCCGTTGCCTTTGCCCGCGAGCGTACTCAGTTCGGACGCGCCATCGGCTCGTTCCAGGCGATCAAACACAAGCTCGCGGATCTCTGGATCCTGTTCGAAGGTTCGCGCACGGCAACCGACGAGGCCATCGCGAGCCTCGTCCGCGGGGAAGCTCGAGCCCCCTTCGTCGCGAGTATCGCCAAGAGCTACGTAGCTGATGCCTACCGTGACGCTGCATTCGAGAACATTCAGATCCACGGCGGCAGCGGGTTCACCTGGGAAGTCGACGCGCATCTCTACCTCCGGCGGGCCCAATTCAATGCCGACTTTCTCGGAAGTCCGGCGTTCCACCGAGAGCGCGTCGCGCTCGAGTTGGAGACAATCCACCCGTGA